One Candidatus Korarchaeum sp. genomic region harbors:
- a CDS encoding M20/M25/M40 family metallo-hydrolase — translation MTGINSDRLKNILIDLVGIKSFRGKEGELVYYLQDLLARYADKVIHQPVKDCAGNIIAYKNLRDSDNILLLAHTDTFEIYSNWTRNPWGEEEGDKFYGLGVYDDKSTLAAMIEALMSSSDEGKGVVLAAVCDAEGFSRGTYELIRSGLLPKVRGAIVAGPTNMKLFRGAYGRFVFDVDITGVSSPGTEESGVNAIVEAAKIIMWAIDLPKVDGIGGSVAPLTIKSPELIIAHPDKCLVRLDRHYPPGQDPGVIRKKFMDYIRKTPELRARVSISLMKRPTPFMEPYEIPENDEFIDYIQGASSRVLGRRMETSVYWTVSDANYISKLGNIKSVIIGPEGGNHHSPDEYVYLPSVYALAELLSELIKG, via the coding sequence ATGACAGGGATTAACTCAGACAGGTTAAAGAATATACTGATAGATCTAGTGGGTATAAAGAGCTTCAGGGGAAAGGAGGGAGAGCTCGTTTACTACTTACAAGACTTACTAGCTAGATACGCTGATAAGGTAATTCATCAACCGGTCAAGGACTGCGCGGGTAACATAATAGCTTACAAGAATCTGAGGGACTCCGATAACATCTTACTTCTAGCTCACACAGATACGTTCGAGATATACTCTAACTGGACCAGGAACCCCTGGGGGGAAGAAGAGGGGGATAAGTTCTACGGGCTAGGTGTTTACGATGATAAGAGCACCCTAGCAGCGATGATAGAGGCCCTGATGAGCTCATCAGATGAGGGTAAGGGCGTAGTTCTAGCTGCTGTTTGCGATGCTGAGGGGTTCAGCAGAGGCACATACGAGCTGATCAGGAGCGGTCTGCTCCCTAAGGTCAGGGGCGCTATAGTCGCGGGTCCTACAAATATGAAGCTCTTCAGAGGAGCTTATGGGAGGTTCGTCTTCGACGTTGACATAACTGGTGTCTCCTCACCGGGAACTGAGGAGAGTGGAGTCAATGCGATAGTAGAAGCCGCGAAGATAATAATGTGGGCGATAGATCTCCCCAAGGTCGATGGTATAGGTGGTAGCGTAGCTCCTCTGACCATAAAGTCACCTGAGCTCATAATAGCTCATCCCGATAAGTGTCTCGTTAGGTTGGACAGGCACTACCCACCGGGCCAGGACCCCGGCGTTATAAGGAAGAAGTTCATGGACTATATCAGGAAGACTCCTGAGCTCAGGGCTAGGGTCTCGATCTCACTCATGAAGAGACCCACTCCGTTCATGGAACCCTATGAGATCCCCGAGAACGATGAGTTCATAGATTACATACAAGGGGCCTCGAGCAGGGTACTCGGGAGGAGGATGGAGACGTCCGTCTATTGGACGGTATCCGATGCTAATTACATAAGTAAGCTCGGGAACATAAAATCAGTGATAATAGGTCCTGAGGGAGGTAACCATCACTCCCCGGATGAGTACGTCTACCTCCCATCGGTCTACGCTCTCGCTGAGCTCTTGAGCGAGCTTATAAAGGGTTAG
- a CDS encoding RNA-binding domain-containing protein, which produces MGHDRRLSLRVTLEAEVYPTEDERKVIQAMKSIVPFNEEIDEVEVVHEGLIKVIRVRKEGYDSLSKLRNSLRSNRILDTARSLLLSKKGTIKPLRFHKQAAMVGRVNLVDDEEFSPLGVIVLRIDYEGDPTVLADWLAPRTERGRPVCEVTLQELLYGRRDES; this is translated from the coding sequence TTGGGACATGATCGTAGGCTCTCACTTAGAGTGACCTTAGAAGCCGAGGTCTACCCTACCGAGGATGAGAGGAAGGTGATACAAGCGATGAAGTCGATAGTACCCTTCAATGAGGAGATAGATGAGGTGGAAGTAGTTCATGAGGGACTCATTAAAGTGATCAGAGTAAGGAAGGAGGGTTACGATTCCTTATCTAAATTGAGGAATTCTCTTAGGAGTAACAGAATATTAGATACTGCGAGAAGCTTACTCCTTTCAAAAAAGGGAACTATTAAGCCTCTGAGGTTTCATAAACAAGCTGCTATGGTGGGAAGAGTCAATTTGGTTGATGATGAGGAGTTCTCCCCCCTAGGCGTTATAGTGCTGAGGATAGATTACGAGGGAGATCCCACGGTCCTAGCCGATTGGCTAGCACCTAGGACAGAGAGGGGTAGACCTGTGTGCGAAGTCACTTTGCAGGAGCTCCTCTACGGTAGAAGAGACGAGTCCTAG
- a CDS encoding MarR family transcriptional regulator: MQRTAKVILFIVLLLTTLSLLEVYADPPQEASITRMGVIAELFENSSVRITVIAELKIPKNATGALKAVMFPVVPIGISVENPAKGVSSFKSLSQEVYVQKTSTQSFSDVLVVGFKDALKPGETKNISFSFMLTPTTALAKFDDSYRFAYRFYKPNLTLDYNKSMMEVILPRGAGVTKIGQEGTLGMDPLSERLTAIWFPFPSPRGGGWDFVLEFKIMSQLAEQSIRTGTPSQQTFSTSFIFLLLISNALTAGITVLATTIVRKLRYRRVPTTLPDSDEVDEETLSRIGEALEKLDKDERSVLEVIYRNNGRIEQKDLPELTGFSKSKVSRVLKRLDSMKFVRRVSQGKTKIVELNPAVSRVMEGSSS; encoded by the coding sequence ATGCAACGGACAGCAAAGGTCATATTATTCATTGTACTTCTGCTCACCACGTTAAGCTTACTTGAGGTCTACGCTGATCCCCCGCAGGAAGCCAGTATAACAAGGATGGGGGTAATAGCGGAACTTTTCGAGAACTCCTCCGTAAGGATAACCGTGATCGCAGAGCTCAAAATCCCAAAGAATGCTACGGGAGCTTTAAAGGCAGTTATGTTCCCAGTGGTACCTATAGGGATATCCGTGGAGAACCCAGCGAAGGGTGTCTCAAGCTTTAAGTCCCTGTCTCAAGAGGTGTACGTTCAAAAGACAAGCACACAATCCTTCAGTGACGTCTTAGTAGTTGGCTTCAAAGATGCTCTTAAGCCGGGAGAGACGAAGAACATATCCTTCAGCTTCATGCTAACACCCACTACAGCTTTAGCTAAATTCGATGATAGCTACAGGTTCGCTTACAGGTTCTACAAACCTAACCTCACTCTAGATTACAACAAGTCGATGATGGAGGTGATTCTACCTAGAGGTGCTGGGGTCACGAAGATAGGTCAGGAAGGTACTCTGGGCATGGATCCACTATCGGAGAGACTAACTGCCATCTGGTTCCCATTCCCCAGCCCTAGGGGGGGTGGTTGGGATTTTGTCCTGGAATTCAAGATCATGAGCCAGCTAGCAGAGCAGTCCATCAGAACCGGAACACCTTCTCAACAAACATTTTCGACATCCTTTATCTTCCTCCTCCTGATCTCTAATGCCCTCACAGCAGGCATAACAGTGCTCGCCACCACGATCGTGAGGAAGCTCAGATACAGGAGAGTCCCTACAACTCTACCTGATAGCGATGAGGTAGATGAGGAGACTCTCTCTAGGATAGGGGAGGCTTTAGAGAAGTTGGATAAGGATGAGAGGAGCGTTTTGGAAGTAATCTACAGAAACAACGGTAGAATTGAGCAGAAAGACCTACCAGAACTGACCGGGTTCTCTAAGAGCAAGGTCTCAAGGGTGCTGAAGAGGCTAGACTCCATGAAGTTCGTGAGAAGGGTGTCTCAAGGGAAGACGAAGATAGTGGAGCTAAATCCAGCTGTCTCTAGGGTTATGGAGGGTTCATCAAGCTAG
- a CDS encoding GTPase: MRNPFSSVPEPFGLEELIDISFRRAFSKPKAMRRRGSLISEIREREISRIQSISDTISSKLDEVIKNFPRIEELDPLYRELLEVIGGIDKVRHSLGAILWASRMVKRFLRLYSSRIRSEDDPERIAELRREFLGRTVSILRRIREEIEFLRELIPKLKELPDLNMASPTVIIAGMPNTGKSTLLSKVTTKKPEIAPYPFTTKGLIIGHREMYSLGTVQFVDTPGLLDRPLTERNKMELQAIAALRHFRGPVLYLLDPTETCGYSLTQQLSLLRELIETLEKRYLAVLNKCDLSEDFRGNFMRAEDELERIGVKSLRISAERGEGLEELMRNIEEILRGEFGWR, from the coding sequence GTGAGAAATCCGTTCTCCTCCGTTCCTGAACCCTTTGGACTTGAGGAACTGATCGATATCTCCTTCAGAAGGGCATTCTCAAAACCTAAGGCCATGAGGAGGAGAGGTAGTTTGATATCGGAGATAAGGGAGAGGGAAATCTCTAGAATACAGTCAATATCAGATACTATTTCATCAAAACTCGATGAAGTAATAAAAAATTTTCCGAGAATAGAGGAACTAGATCCCCTTTACAGGGAACTGTTGGAGGTAATAGGGGGGATTGATAAGGTTAGGCATTCCTTAGGAGCCATACTCTGGGCTTCTCGAATGGTAAAAAGGTTCCTTAGACTTTACTCCTCAAGGATAAGGAGTGAGGACGATCCTGAGAGGATAGCCGAGCTTAGGAGGGAGTTCCTAGGGAGAACAGTCTCTATCCTGAGGAGGATCAGAGAGGAGATCGAGTTCCTGAGGGAATTGATCCCCAAGCTCAAGGAACTCCCGGATCTCAATATGGCATCTCCTACTGTGATAATAGCCGGGATGCCGAACACCGGGAAGAGCACGCTGTTATCCAAGGTGACGACTAAGAAGCCTGAGATAGCTCCGTACCCCTTCACGACGAAGGGTCTAATTATAGGTCACAGGGAGATGTACTCTCTAGGCACGGTCCAGTTCGTCGATACACCCGGTTTACTTGATAGACCTCTCACGGAGAGGAATAAGATGGAGTTACAAGCAATAGCTGCTCTAAGACATTTCAGAGGTCCTGTGCTTTACCTCCTCGATCCGACTGAGACCTGTGGCTACAGCTTGACTCAGCAGCTGTCCTTACTGAGGGAGCTGATCGAAACTCTTGAGAAACGGTATCTCGCTGTTCTGAACAAGTGTGATTTATCCGAGGACTTCAGAGGGAACTTCATGAGAGCTGAGGATGAGCTGGAGAGGATAGGAGTCAAGAGCTTAAGGATATCAGCGGAGAGGGGCGAGGGTTTGGAGGAACTGATGAGAAATATAGAAGAGATCCTCAGGGGAGAGTTCGGATGGAGGTAG
- a CDS encoding DNA methyltransferase: MEVAFLLSGEHPEIPKEEVKATLEALGAPYSTVREMVSCLILDMKLSGDLIKDLSGRLAFTRSFGRVLTIIHASEFPRALSGLEPPNLTGRFRVSSTRIGGYCGHIKRHEVESKLGEWILKVNEGAKVDLRNPDIEVIAVLTSDHIVVYLKEGEVDRSMFKVKEVAARPYVHPASMRPTLARAMVNLARTRRGDEVLDPFLGVGGIALEILSVGAKLIGVDIEEKIVIQANNNIISYGFLDGYRLYVGDALKLELADKVDRIVTDPPYGRMSGSRSYTPKELAKEFVHKIPEYLKSGGWFTISVPSNFLSPRDFEEVGIFIVNWFDLREHKSLTRRIWVGRLK, encoded by the coding sequence ATGGAGGTAGCGTTCCTTCTATCTGGGGAGCACCCGGAGATTCCAAAGGAAGAGGTGAAGGCGACGCTGGAAGCTCTAGGTGCACCTTACTCAACCGTTAGGGAGATGGTATCGTGCTTAATATTGGATATGAAGCTATCTGGAGATCTTATCAAGGACCTATCCGGGAGGCTCGCCTTCACTAGAAGCTTCGGCAGAGTTCTCACTATAATTCACGCTTCGGAGTTTCCCCGAGCCTTGAGCGGACTCGAGCCACCAAATCTGACTGGGAGGTTCAGAGTTAGTAGTACTAGGATCGGAGGTTACTGTGGGCATATCAAGAGACACGAGGTTGAGTCGAAGCTCGGGGAATGGATCTTAAAGGTCAATGAAGGAGCTAAAGTAGACCTCAGGAATCCGGATATTGAGGTGATTGCTGTCCTCACATCGGACCACATAGTGGTTTACTTGAAGGAGGGTGAGGTCGACAGGTCCATGTTCAAGGTCAAGGAGGTGGCCGCTAGACCCTACGTTCATCCAGCTTCGATGAGGCCTACTCTAGCGAGAGCCATGGTGAACTTAGCTAGGACTAGGAGGGGCGATGAGGTACTTGACCCCTTCTTAGGGGTAGGCGGTATTGCTTTAGAGATCCTCTCCGTAGGAGCGAAACTCATCGGTGTTGATATAGAGGAAAAGATCGTTATACAAGCCAATAACAACATAATTTCGTACGGTTTCTTGGACGGTTATCGTCTCTACGTCGGGGACGCTCTCAAGCTTGAACTTGCTGATAAAGTTGATAGGATAGTCACAGACCCTCCGTACGGGAGAATGAGCGGCTCTCGTAGTTACACACCGAAGGAGCTAGCGAAGGAGTTCGTCCACAAGATCCCCGAATACCTGAAGAGCGGCGGATGGTTTACGATATCCGTACCCTCCAATTTCCTCAGCCCCAGGGATTTCGAGGAGGTCGGAATTTTCATCGTTAACTGGTTTGACCTGAGAGAGCACAAATCCTTAACTAGGAGGATCTGGGTGGGGAGATTGAAGTGA
- a CDS encoding site-2 protease family protein, which produces MMDLGTFLRNLLIFWIVLYALGIILKRLKRLESFRLGLFYLEISTDPRKLSGLIGPLSKVVGPLHRVSVISAVALSISSSLYLIKITVDSLIGPKVAQIVPVIPGVTLDITLPALLSIFVVLLAHEVLGHATLSYYFGVPVKKIAFFILLFLLGAFVEPDEEPLRRVGRLRKMSIYSAGVFANLLTFLLFLIITIAMFPGFSIDSGSAKPSGVYVESVFESGPSWGVIPEGVVIRGIEGYRIKDLASLSETLRKFKPGDSVIVITDRGNFTVKLGSRPEDPSIPYLGVQLHPVPYFDPSICMPPSFAIQILEFLVLTMVFSLGLAAINSLPILPLDGGLILSEILTKYADESVARKLAWAVSAPFALMLIYNALIFFLG; this is translated from the coding sequence ATGATGGACTTAGGGACCTTCCTGAGGAACCTATTGATCTTCTGGATCGTTCTATATGCTCTAGGGATTATACTCAAGAGGCTAAAGAGGTTAGAGTCCTTCAGGTTAGGTTTATTCTACTTAGAGATATCCACGGATCCTAGGAAGCTCTCAGGGTTAATCGGCCCACTATCTAAGGTAGTGGGCCCCCTGCATAGAGTATCGGTTATCTCAGCGGTAGCTTTATCGATCTCCTCTTCATTGTACCTGATCAAGATAACCGTGGACTCCCTGATAGGTCCTAAAGTAGCGCAAATAGTTCCCGTGATACCCGGGGTCACTCTCGATATAACTTTACCGGCTCTCCTCTCGATATTCGTTGTCCTCTTGGCTCATGAGGTCCTGGGACACGCTACACTCAGCTATTACTTCGGAGTTCCGGTGAAGAAGATTGCCTTCTTCATACTCCTCTTCCTCTTAGGTGCTTTCGTGGAACCCGATGAGGAGCCCTTGAGAAGAGTGGGGCGGTTGAGGAAGATGAGTATATACTCAGCTGGTGTCTTCGCTAACTTACTAACTTTTCTGCTATTCCTGATAATCACGATAGCAATGTTTCCCGGCTTTTCGATAGATTCAGGTTCCGCTAAACCCTCCGGTGTCTACGTGGAGAGTGTTTTCGAGAGCGGACCGTCTTGGGGCGTGATCCCGGAGGGCGTTGTCATAAGGGGGATAGAGGGTTACAGAATCAAGGACCTAGCCTCGCTCTCAGAGACCCTCAGGAAATTTAAACCCGGGGACTCCGTGATCGTAATCACCGATAGGGGGAACTTCACGGTGAAGCTTGGTTCAAGGCCGGAGGATCCGAGCATACCCTACTTAGGAGTCCAGCTCCATCCGGTCCCTTACTTCGATCCCTCGATATGCATGCCCCCGAGCTTCGCTATCCAGATCCTCGAGTTTCTAGTGCTCACCATGGTCTTCAGCTTAGGTTTAGCAGCGATAAACTCACTCCCGATACTCCCTTTAGATGGAGGACTGATACTCTCAGAGATACTCACGAAGTACGCTGATGAGAGCGTAGCCAGGAAGCTAGCTTGGGCTGTGTCAGCGCCTTTCGCTCTCATGTTAATATACAATGCCTTAATATTCTTCTTGGGATGA
- the rnz gene encoding ribonuclease Z: protein MRVKFLGTSSAVPTNDRGLPAILVKTAGDSILLDCGEGTQRQMIRGRESIMNINKIVITHLHGDHFFGLFPLIQTLGILRRSSELNVIGPKGLEPLLSSILERTGSKPQFRVIFSEIEVGKEIEFGKFRLEFFKVDHNDFETYGVKLREKDRPGEFDPKKADELGVPIFMRGFLQRGFTVKLPDGRLVSPSDVMGPPRRGPVVVYSSDTRPTKSVIEASREADLLIHEATYLDELKERAVSTGHSTALEAGEVAEASGVKKLVLTHFSARYSDEDLLKFQEEASRVYGGDVIIARDFSTIDI, encoded by the coding sequence GTGAGGGTAAAGTTCCTAGGGACGAGCTCAGCGGTTCCCACGAATGATAGGGGGTTGCCTGCTATTCTAGTGAAGACAGCAGGAGATTCCATATTGCTGGATTGTGGTGAGGGAACACAGAGACAGATGATAAGAGGAAGAGAGAGCATCATGAACATAAATAAGATCGTGATCACGCACCTACATGGGGATCACTTCTTCGGTCTGTTCCCCCTAATACAAACGCTGGGCATACTCAGGAGGAGCTCCGAGCTCAATGTGATAGGGCCTAAAGGACTCGAGCCCCTCCTTAGCTCGATCTTAGAGAGAACGGGATCTAAACCACAGTTTAGGGTGATCTTCTCTGAGATAGAGGTAGGTAAGGAGATAGAGTTTGGGAAATTCAGGCTGGAGTTCTTCAAGGTCGATCACAATGACTTCGAGACCTATGGTGTTAAACTGAGGGAGAAGGATAGACCCGGGGAGTTCGATCCGAAGAAAGCCGATGAGCTTGGGGTTCCGATCTTCATGAGAGGATTCCTACAGAGGGGTTTCACGGTAAAATTACCCGACGGTAGGCTCGTGAGCCCTAGCGATGTCATGGGACCCCCTAGGAGGGGTCCTGTGGTGGTTTACTCCTCAGACACTAGACCGACTAAATCCGTTATAGAAGCTTCTAGGGAAGCCGATCTACTGATACACGAAGCTACCTACTTAGATGAGCTCAAGGAGAGAGCTGTGTCCACGGGACACAGTACTGCGCTAGAGGCCGGTGAGGTCGCCGAGGCATCGGGTGTTAAGAAGCTTGTTCTAACGCACTTCAGCGCTAGGTACTCCGATGAGGATTTACTGAAGTTCCAAGAGGAGGCATCTAGAGTTTACGGAGGCGATGTGATTATAGCGAGGGATTTCTCGACGATAGATATCTAG